The nucleotide window attttttcttgaaaaataagCTAATTACAAAGttaattggattttgttttcatGGCTTTGTAGATCAACCATGATTTGGCGATATTTCAATTAAAGGATGGTCTGGAAGAGATTGGTTGGGTTAGTTGGTCTAAAGTTCTTAAAATCTCCTATTATAAGTCAACACATATTCCACTTGGGCTCCaaagatttgaaaatcttaCATTTCTTTATGTTAACCATTGTCATAAGTTAGTTAACTTCACAACAGCTTCAATAGCTGGAAGTTTGGTGCGGTTGAAAGAATTGAGCATATCAGATTGTTCAATGTTGACTGAAATAGTAGAAAATGACGGAGATACAACaacaattgaaattatttttgaaaaattgtataAGGTGTCACTTAATCGGTTGGAAAGTCTCACATGCTTCTGCTCAGGGAATTACTCTTTCGCTTTCCCATCATTGAAAGAGTTATTTATCACAGAATGTCCCAATTTGAACACTTTCTTCAGAGGAATCTCAAGCAATTCTGAATTAAATTTGCAGTCCCATGAAATTATGccattttttaatgaaaaggtTTGATAGACGATAACTTATTGTACTTCTTTgttatatattcttatattctCTTATACTTATTcttgtttgttaatattttagagacaaaaaaaagaaaaagaaacacatTGCTATTATTAACGACATGTTATGATAAATTcataagaatcaattatttttttaaagattttctcATGAGTTTTTAAATGTTGAAACAACAGTTTACTTTAACTGCAGGTTATATTCCCTAATTTAAAGGTCTtagaattgataaatattagtCTTGAAAGGATTTGGGACAGTCaactttcaacttcttcttatcaaaatttgacacacttGAAAGAGTTGGTTGTGAAAGATTGTCATAAATTTAAGATGGTTGCTTCAGAGCCAAAATCCTTGTGCTTGGACCAAAAGGTATAAGAATCcaattttattccttttttttttttaagttttctatattatattacataaattcgAAACAATTGACTCATTAGCAATAAAGCACTAAGCTTGTTAAAATTCCATCCCTATTTCTtacagaaaaatattaaaggtaaaaagtaAAAATCTTCACTAATAATTAACTCAAAGTACatcttcataattaattaacaaatttagtaATACTAAATCTTTTGTGAATAAtaggaaattatatttaatttaataatttattttagagataaatataaatatttacttaccTCTGCAAGTGTTTTTCGTTtagaagaaagacaaataattatttttaattactttatgttaaaataattattaatatttactgCAGGACATCTCCCTTGATTTGAAGTTGTTGACATTGAAAGATGATAATTCTATAGAGATTTGCTATAACCAACATCCAACTTctttctatcaaaatttgacacattTGACCTTGCGGAATtgtgaaaacataaaatatgtgtttccATCTTACATTGTCAAAAGCCTCCACCAACTCCAACAACTAAAGATTCAAAATTGCAAGGTTTTAAAGGAGATCATTGCAAAAGAAGATGGAGCAACTGCAGTTATCGATTTTGTCTTTCCAAATATAACCTCATTGAAGCTTGAAGATCTACCAGAACTTACAGCCTTCTACCTTGGAAAATATACTTTAGAATTGCCAAAGTTGAAAGAGTTGTTGGTGAAGGATTGTACCAAatacttgagcttcaaaaaaaataatgtggAGACTGAGCATGATATTTTAGATCCAAAATCTATCTTGCAGAACAATAAGGTAAGAATCTCTTATTTAGTTGtttctcagaaaaaaaaaacctttctttatatatatgacatttattcaaaaatttaatcatggAATTCTTACCATCTCAATATTTCcacaaaacataaattaagaaaaatctacagttatttgatttgaacaaatttaCATTAGGATCATTCAACAACTCTTATTGAGGTAATAATATGATTTTCTATTTTCCAAAGTAACCTTCCCATTTGTTCAGATTTATTTTGTCATTGGTCTACTAATATAATGATTTTCATCACCCATACAAGCAAATTTTGTGGTTCAGATTGTGAATTGATAGGTAGAGAATACTATCAAGTAATAAATTGAAAGgctaattaattataatctGTTCGGACTTTTccactgaatttttaatttattgcattACCATTTTTCATGAATTGATAGGTAGAGAAATACTTGTAAGTActgattttttttgtaatttgtcTTTCGCAATAATTGaagttttgttttaagaatTATCAAAAACTAACTTGATTTCGTTTTGATGGATTGTAGATTAACTTCAATTTGGagttatttcaattatatgatggtgAGACAAATATTCGTTGGCATGGTCAATTTAAAACTCTTACAATCAATAAGGATAACTCTACGAATATTCCACTTCGACtctttcaaagatttgaaaatgtGAGAGAGCTCCGACTATTTTCAAATCAATACATAGACATTAAGAGCCCATATGATCTTCCAAATCTTGAAGTTCTAGATGTATATTTCCATAACAGATTGATGAATCTAGTGCTATTCTCAGtttttttccaaaatcttaAAGTTCTGAAGGTAAGTTCATGCCACGGATTAATGAAGTTATTTACACCTTCAATGGCTAGAAGCTTGGTGCAGTTGAGAGAATTGAGCATATCATATTGTAAAATGCTGACTGAAATAGTAGAAAATGAGGGAGATGCAATAACAAGTagtgaaattgtttttaacaGTTTGAACAAGTTGTCACTTGAATGGTTATATAGTCTCACATGCTTTTGCTCTGGAAATTACTCCTTTACTTTTCCATCTCTAGAAGagttaaagattgaaaattgcGTCAATTTGGATATTTTTTGTCAAGGAAGCTTATCTACACCAAAGTTAGACAGAGTCCTTTACAAGTCTCTCGGCTTTCATAATGAATATGTGAATGTGATGACACAGGCTGAGATTGGGGAGAATGACCtaaatacaactatacaacaaaaacacaaaaaagaggtatgtctttaattaattagtttaaatttgagtaatttttaagaatattagattttcattgttaattataattaattgtgtttttatcaATATTGACCTTGCACcacataaaaaattagtttgtgTATATGCTTAGCATTATTGTCGGACTAGTGGCCACCACACAATTTCACACCTCTTTTCACTGCTAGGACACAACTAACTTCCTATATAAATTTCTAGGAtacaactaaataaataaataaatatataaatatatatatataaataattattacaagTTTTTAAgggaaatattaattttaatttgattgacatggttcttttttttttaggttggcTCCCTTTGAAAGCAATTGACATTAAGTGGAAGGGATATCTTGACAAATTTGCAAGGAGAGTTTCAAGAGAACTTTGTCAAAGTAGAAACTCTTCAATTGATTATGGATGATTATGCATATATACCAATTCATATCCTTAATCAATTTATCAGTcttcaaaaatttatattgaaagtGAGTTCATACAAAGAGATATTATCATGTGGAGAAGGTGAGGAACATGTTGGAgcattctcaaaattaaaagatcTAATATTGTAGGGacttttgaatttgaagtgCATTTGGAGCAAGATGTTCAGTTCAAATCAATTTGTCAAAATCTTCGTTCTTTACATGTAGAATATTGTCATGGTTTGATTTGCTGCCTTCATcgtcttttaaaaatttgacgACTTTGAAGGTAAAGTATTGTAATGAAATGCAAAACTAAATAACATCTTCAATGGCCAAAAGTCAGGTGTGTCTAGAAAGCTTGTCAATACAAGAATGTGAAATGATGATAGAAGTATCAACAAACGAGGGAGATATAgagaaagatgaaattgtttttgagacATTGAAGGAGTTGTGCTTGTTTAATTTAGAAAGTCTGACATGCTTCTCTTCTGAGAAATACACTTGAAAATTTCCATTCTTAGTATCGTTAGATGTGAGTAAATGCTCTAAGATGAAGACTTTCTCAAGAGAAGGTGTAAACATGCCAAGGTTACAGGAGGTGAATTGGAAAGATTGTTCAAATGATCTTAATTCTGTCAcaacataatttcaaaatagtatgtattcatttatttaacaatatacTTTTCCATAGACTTTCTTGTCCTCCATTGAGTTAATACTAGTCAATCCTCAATGTTTTTTACTAttgattttgtctttgattaaaattcccAAAGTACATATTTAGAAACTACAATATTATAGTTTATGTATTGTTTAATTGAGTATACATGTCTTAAAATTATTGAGGTGGTTGTTGAGGAAATTCCTCATCTTCTTGTTTGATTGATATATTATGATCATTTTAAAGTCTGAAAGTAGTATTGATTCTCTacaatttttcagattcatCACAAATGAAAGCTCTGCACTTACCTGATTCGATAGCACCGGGCAAGGTAGGTGGTAAAGAAATCAATTGTTTGCATGTCATTTCAGTCAGGAAGAAAGGTCCCTTCTTCTATGTTGCTGGATATTTTCTTTTGAGTTATTTACTGCCCTTTATGCACCTGCActatatattagataatttaCTATTATAAAGCTGTGCAAATTGTATGCAACTATATCCCTCTTTAACATTCCAACTGTATATTCTAAAGAATTGGATGCATAATGACTGGAACTCCGGAATGATAAGTCAAATGTTGGAATGCTAGTTTAaacctttctttttcaattaaccTAACATGCCTCTGACAATGATGGTTCATGGACTGCCAATTGACATGGTAATGCCACCACAGTTGTGAAGTTAGGGCATAATAAGCCTTCTTGACAGGGTAAAGCTTGTTTCATGGATTGACAAAGTAGGAGGGACtgatgaaataaatttaaactaaatgacTTTCACAGATAGGCATAGAAGATGAAACAATGTCAAGTTCATCCCAAAAACTTCATATCAATCAATGCATTGCTAGCCAAAATCTCCCCTGCAGTAAGGCTTGGGAAATTtacatgtttgtttattttgttgcaGATGTTTATTGTTGGATTTaagtaaataagaaaaaattttcaggTTGTTCGGTTGATCTACACCAGCTCTGGCCTAGCTCTATTTGCCCATACGTCCAGCGCTATTCACATCTGTGGAAATGGCAGCGTAGTGAAAGGAATCTCTTGGGGAAGGTTTATTACTTTCAATATgctaatttcttttgtttttatattttgaccTTTCTAATGTCTGTTGCAAACTCATCAGGCAACTGCAGATGTAGCGCCTCGGTTGTGGCAACCTCCTAGTAGAACACTTATGACCAATGACATTAATGGTAAACCAACTGAAGAGTCTGTTGCATGCATTGATTTATCCAAAACTGATTCTTACATTATCTCTGCCTCTAGTGGAAAGGTTTCCTTGTTCAACATAGAGACATTCGAGGTGAGTTATTGCAGCTATCCAAATTCAAACtctgtttttaatatatgatcaCATGTAACATTTTTGGTCCAATAACTAACTCTACTTTGGACACACAATCtgtcatgattttatttttaggttttgtAACTCAAAACATGTATTAGCAATTTAAGGAGctcataaactatttaattagtaTCATTTTAGCATCCTTTAGCGATGTGGGATGCTCACACACAAACCCAACACCTCTCTTATGTTTTGCCAATGTGGAATTCACTTAGGGTTATCCCAATTTTTGTATGTGACACCCTTAGGCAAATCTCACATTGCCAAGCACGAGAGAGAGTTGGGTTTGTGTGTGCTTTCAACATTGCTTGAGGATTCTAAGTTCAGAGTAGTTAAATAGCCTATGAGCTCCATAAGCTATCAAGACGCTTTTTGAGTTACaaaacccaaaagcaaaaccatgatagaCTGTATGTCCAACatagacaatattttgacagtAGACAAGACTATTGGATCAGGAATATTACACAACAATTTATGATTGATCAGATAATGCTTTCTCAATATATTGAGATTCCACATGACCAAATGAGATTGCTTACTTGTCTCAAGTCATGGCAATGTTCATGCCCCCACCTCCAACAGCTACCTTTTTGGCGTTCCATCCtcaagataataatattattgccATTGGGATGGAGGATTCTACGATTCAGATATACAAAGCCATTGGGATAAAGGATTCTATGATTCAGATATTCAATGTTAGAGTTGACAAGGTAAAGTTTCTCACTTGATTTGTCATCCTCAAGATAATCTAGTTAATAGCTTTCTTGATTTTCTAAAGCTTATTGCATGACATATAATGTTGAAGCATAATTAATGTTGAATGTTGGTGGCAGGTCATAATCAAACTTAAGGGTTACCAAAATCGAATCACAGGGCTTGCATTTGCTCAAACTTTAAATGCACTAGTGTCTTCAGGGGCTAATGGGCAAGTGAGAGCCtaactaatataaaattcaatatttttgtatttatcgCTATtagttatttcttttatttattagagACGCCATAAGTTTTTATCAAGAGTAAGAAAACTAGCACATTCAAGCATTAAGGGCTTTCTCTATGGACTCTTTGCTTATCTAGGGAGCAAAATACTTTCTTCAAGTCCCTGTTAGATAATATGAGAGCTGCAATTTGAGATTGATCTTAATCCATTAAGGATAATCAATGGCTGCATACTACGTGTATTTTTGtggtaaaaaatttcaaatatagtttaatcaccatatatatatagtcttcTTGCATTTTTCTTTCTCAGTGACAAGTGTTGAGAAGTGCCCAAAtgtaatttgttgttgtttgaatAGGCGAAGTTGAATGATCAAATTGTTTTAAGGGAACCTCTAATGCAAAGATCTTTCaatgaaaatgttgtttttgaattcTTCTTTTCCATAAATCTGGTTATCTTGGTTATAGTGAGATTAAATACCAGTATTGGGCTCTTAACTATCTGTTGGATTTTTTGATTTGGCTTCCAGATCACGATGTCATTTAACACAGTATTGCACCAAGTGAACCAAGTGTTTTGAGTTCAAATCCCTTGGCCGTAATGTTAAATCAAAGTAAATTATGGGAGAGGAAAAAAACATAAGTTGCTAGTCACTTACCATGCTGAAAAGAATAGTCAGACATGCAAATGACAAAAGACCTTAATTTACTACAAGTTCCAAAGTGGCTTACCCAAGTCACTTCTAAATGCTATTGAATTTCAGTCAAGGTCCCAAAAATTATGTTGAAGGTTTCTCTTTATTGCTATCTCTGGGTTTTTTACGTCCGCAGCTATGTATGTGGAGCATCGATATATGGGAGAAGCTGAAATCAAGGTTCATACAAGCACCAGCTGGTTGTCAATCCCCTTTGGTCAGAGAAACTGAAGTCTAGTTTCATAATGATCAAAAACATCTATTGGTGGTTCATGATAGCCAAATTTCTAGTTATGACAACAGGCTTGAATGTTCATATTCAGTAAGTTTTGCTTCTATCTCATCTAGTTGCAGTATGTCATCTGTTCACTCTCTCTTCTGGTAAACTTAACACATGATAATTTATTTGGCCATGATCTTAATTCGATTAAAGTGTCTGGAAACATAGCTTATTATCATAATtgtaataaatatgataatataggTTAGTGagaataaaagattaattatgTAGCCTATTATCATCATTGTACTTATTTCCACCTTGACCAACTAGAGAAAAACTTACTAAAATGCATTTGTATGGATAGTACGCTAGAACCTTGTTCTAGCGCATGGCTTTATCACATTTTGTTGGAAGTTTTATTGCTGGTGCTGCAACATGTTTGGCATATGTTACTATGCCTTTATGCTATGTATTTATGACTTGTAGTGGTCTCCAAAAGATACACTCCCTGCTCCCATTTCAAGTGCAATATATTCATGTGATGGTTTACTGGTGTATGCCGGTTTTTGTGATGGTGCTGTTGGAGTTTTTGATGCGGACAATTTAAGGCTCTGATGTAGAATAGCACCTTCTGCTTACATACTTTCCCTCACTGGGTAAGTACATAAGCACCACTTCAAAggcttcaaaattttttcattaatttcctTGTATCAAAATCATAAAGCAATATATAATCAATCCCTCATTCACTATATATTCTGCAGCAGCAACACTACCACCTATCCTTTTGTTATAACAGCTCATCCATCTGAGCCTAATCAAATTGCTCTCAGCATGAGTGATGGAACAATGCACGTAATTGAGCTTCTTGATATCAAGTTGaagaaattgatattaaatGGATGAGATATCATATCAATTTGATAAGGAAAGTTCAAAGAGAACTTTGATGAAGTAGAAACTTGTGGAGAAggtacaataaaaaattttaaaattgtgggatttttttaatttaaagtgtaTTTAGAAACAAAACTTTCGGgttaaatcaatttttcaaaatcttcatttttttaaacgtGAAATATTGTCATAATATAAATGTCTTAAATGTAAAACATTAATTCTCtgtagtttttgttttacaaataaattaatgtattgttctttataattatagatTGTTCAGATTTCTGTgataaaatggaaaaagaagCTTCTTTTTGTGACATGGAAAGTCATATGGTAAGTCACATGTCCTCCTAAACTTATTTCAAAAGATTGCACAAGTTAAGTTGCCTTCAAAAGTTCAATTGATTCAGAAAGGAAGAATCACTAATTCCCCCCCAAACTTTTCTGAAACGATTGTCTACATTTTACGTTTGAAAATTCATTCCCCCCTTCCCCCCACCTGTCCATTAATTTTGAcagttaaaagtaataatagtATGATATAAAGgtcatttttcatgaaaaattaatgatttaaaataacaataaaactacgtTCACTCactttcttgttttatttgtaaaacaaaTCCCTTTCTCAAAGGTATACCGcttctttcttgcttttcaTCCTGCCAACACAGGCCCCTACCTCTACTTCAGTGTCTCTGACGGCCGAATTCCCTTTCATTGTATCCTTCATTCCACTCTATCAGTACCCTATGTTGATCTATTTTCatgtttgttattaattttttttttttgttgatgtaAAAGGTGATCAAGGAGCTAGTGGAATGAAGGATTTGAACATAAAACAAGTGTCGTCAGTAGGAGGGGAAGAGGACTGGAACACGGCTGCGAGaatggaagacgaagaagaaagCAGCAATGGATGTCCGCCGAAGAAGAAGCTCCATCTCTCCAAAAGACAATCTCGTCTTCTTGAAGAAAGTTTCAGGcaaataaaaccaaacattAAAACCGTCATAACTTcaccctttctctcttttttctttctttctttctctaacTCATAAAGCACCATCTCTTTACAATACATGTTCCGCTTTTAACGTCTTGAACTCTGCTTTTAGAGAAACAGGAGGCGTTGGCAATGAAGTTGAAGCTGAGGTCACCGCAAGTTGAGGTGTGGTTTCAAAACCTTAGGGCCAGGTACTATTACTCTTACCGCACCCTATCTATCTTTGCTCGCTTGTTTAGAttacattaatttgtttttatttttattgtttttgttttaattattatttgtcaaACAGAGTCTTATTCATAATTAACTTATATGAGTTTATTTCATACTGTCtgtttctatttaattttggCACTGCTATTTTGTTTTACAGTTACTTTTCAGATATAAAAACAACGCTCATTCTATACAGTTTCTGCTTTTACTTTCATTGTGTTATTCTCTTTGATGACAAATTGGATTCTGTGAAAAATTCCAGTTGACCTAACTGCACGACCTTCAAAATGTAGCCTCTTTATAGTTTGTGTTGCTCTTGTTGAAATATTGGTGTTTTATGGTGGTCTTATGAAGTTTCAGCTCAAACATTTAGTTTAGGAAATGTGGTCCACTCGAAAAGAACATACTTAATTGAAGTACTGaaagctcaatttttttttttttgtttttatgtcgTCAAATTTGAGCTCACCATTAAACAGATTTACTTCACTTTTGGAAGAAATCTACTTGATTGAAGTATTCATAAGCAAATTGAAGTACTTatgttgtaattattttgtCATGCAAGAAAGTTGTAGACTCAGTTTTTGATATATCAAGTCATTGGTTTGCCTTTTGATATTTAAACCCAGCATTTAGTTCAGCCAATTGAACGAGCCTAATTAATTGAAGAACTCATAAGCTAGTGTTAATTTGCTTTGTGTAgattggttttattttattttttagtgcTAACATCGTTAATGTCATATATTTTCAGTTTGTAAGTGTCAGTAGACTGTATGCAGTAGTTGTAtatcatgtgtttaatggtggATGCGGGGTTTTCAACTGTAAAGGTGAGATATTAGGATTTGAGTGTGGAAGCTGATTGTGAGATTGTTAACAGAAAGCCCCTGACAACTCTATGGAATTCTCTTATACATTGGCTTCTGCACATTTTTTGTTGAGCCATAAATTGAATCCATCTGGGTGCTTTTCTGGCtgtaaatgatatttaaaattttattacagaGAGCTTTAATTAGTTTTTGCCTTACATTTTTCATTGTTGAAAGTTCTTTAAGATACAACTTACTTGCAATTTTGAATGATTTCATTGGTTAGCTGAAATTGATACCTTGTTTTATAGGTCCTCCTGGAGCTCATAGGTTCACAGTCAAATCAAGTTCAGATAaccattattaaatatatgagtGGCATTGTTAAGCCTGGAAGGtaatatgaaagatttaatgTTAGTAAAATTAACTCCATTTATGAATTGACATAATCCCTTCTCAGTCAACCATACTGATCTTCCATTATATATGTACCTGAATTGTTATTGTGGAATTCCAACAGTTTGTTGTAAATTGATGTTACCTTTAACTTATAAAGGATACATAGACCTTTCTGATTCTATCTTGTGCTTTTTGACTTCTGAGAAGGCCTTTTGACAGTGAACTTTTTTGTAAGAAAACAATTTCTTATCCActgaataattcatatatttaagcaTAGGTAACTTTCAAATTATTCTTCCCTTGTCAGAGCCAGTATGTTTGGATCACACTGTCATGTGTTTTATATCCTCTTGGTGGAATTTGTGCATTATTTAACGGAAATGCCTTAGACTTCAGTTTCTTAGCAAAAATTTTACTTGCGAAACTAAGTATGTGGAGGATTTTTGTCACGTAATTTGTGTGCgataatttaacaatttgttGTTTCACTTTGAGATGCTTTATTAGAGCTGACTTAATTCCATTTGGCTTCAGAATATGATGCAGAAAGCCTCTTTTCTGCTAGAATTTTTATGAAAGAAAGTTTGAAAGGCTCCTGAGGAATGTACACTTAAGTGTGCTTGAATTATTGCAGGATGATTCATCTGCTTGGCCCCCAAGTTGCAGGAAGACCACACTTTTAAAGGCTCTCAGTTAGGAACCTGATTATTTTCCGATGATTCCAACACGGCTACCTCCCAATCTGCAAGTCCAGTGATGTTCCAACCTCCCTCTCAACTCTGCTTCTCACAAACACCAGGTTCTTCCCTCTCCACAAAGCAAGAAGAGAATGAgtgttttgttttctctttaccCAGACTCAAATTGACAAATCACAAAGGGTTCAAACAATCCAACAATGGAACtgtaaacaaagaaaaaataacagaGTATGAAATGAAATTCATCATCTGTATTACTAATCTGTGGTCCCCTAGCGTGATGATCCCCTGCATTTTCTCTCACGCCACTTGTGGTAGAATTTCTTTGTACTTCACCATCATTTTAAATACGAGTATTAGTTAAATGCATGAATCTATAACTATATATCCAACTTGTTTAAACATGATagaatcataaaagaaaagctcAAGGCATCACAAGTACACTTCTTTGATAGGTTTCCCAATTTTCTAGTGTTTGATTATATCTCTTTTACTATGCTGTTGTATTCTGCTGCACAAACCAAAGGTTTCTCTCCTTTTTATTGAAGAGAGAATATCAAGTCTATTTGTAGTCATATGTTTATTTACTTTTAGCTTGATGCAAGATAAAACAGTTTCAGTTGTCTTAGTTCGATATTCATCAGCTAATTTGCTTCTCTATGGTGTACTATCATAGCTTGCTTTCTCAATGTACTCAGTTTTGCTTCTGCTTTCTTCAAACGTAACAGGGGAAAAGTTTCTTACAATGGTTACTGGCTGGATGAGTTTGTTCCCCAAAAAACACCAGCTTATATAAGCTAAGAGGATCTGCATTTGCTGAAATGACCGAGGGAAACCCTTGAATTTGCTGCCCATTTGGTTTTGGAAACTAAGGAAGTAGGCTTCCTTAGATTTAATTCAATGAAGTTTTAATGATAGCCACCTTGTCAATTCCCACAAGTTGTTGGTATGTATAGAGCAATAACGTTTTTCTGCCTGTACAGATATGATGATGGAAGTCAGTAAAAGAGAGGAGTCAGGAATTGTTCCGGATGTAGATGTAGATACTTTCATGCGGGTATCTTCATTATATTTGATGTCTTGTTTATATCTGATGTTTTGTTCTATATGTTGTTGCTACATGTGTGAAATATTCATGGCAATGGTAGTTATTACAGCCAATTTCTGGCAAAGGACCAAAAACTACCCTTCAAACAGATCATGTTTTAACTGTCTCGGGACATCCCAGGTCCTTGAACTTGATATTTTTGGTGACACAATGGTGGGAGATAAGGTGAGAAGAGGCATCTCTGGGGGTCAAAAGAGGAGACTGAGTACTGGTAATTTTCTAAAAATGCATCTGCTCCACTTGGTAGTAATGTTTATAGATAGATGATTGAAAGGAATAGATACCTGCAGCAGATTGTTGTGTCCACAAAAActtatttatggatgaaatatgaAATGGTTTAGACAGTTCAACTGCATATCAGATTATTGCTTTTCTGCAGCAGCTGATGCATATCTGTTAGGTGTCTCCTTCCTTGGTGGCTATAGGCAATATGACTCCAGTGAAGTCTGCTCTAGTAACCGGCTGCACGGCTTCAGTTGATaatcaatttgaaatgagcCATAACAACCATATGCGCCCTCTTCTTTTTGTAACCCTTTCAAAATTGTTGAGGTACTTCTAGTTCTACTGctggcattttggtcatttttatcattttaaatactTATCAACAAAACTAATAATACATAagtatgaattattttttaattttttaatttcacagaTGAGATTGGCAACATGTTACTGAATTTGTTACCAACAATCAGAAAAATTAGTGTTAAATGAGTAGATTACAAGTTGAAAATTGACATCATTTTCGTTTGAACACTGGCAACAAGTGGACGCAATGTGATCTGATGAAATTTTTGCTGAGGATGTACATGATGTTATAGTTTTAAATCGTGATTTGCTTGAAATGTTGTGTGAAATTGTGAATTTTGTGTTTCATTTGCTTCAGTTTAAGCCAGAGGATTAGAGGGCCATCTTTCATCTCCTGCTTCTGCTTTTATACATCAttcatattattc belongs to Mangifera indica cultivar Alphonso chromosome 2, CATAS_Mindica_2.1, whole genome shotgun sequence and includes:
- the LOC123199973 gene encoding protein TOPLESS-RELATED PROTEIN 2-like, with the translated sequence MPLTMMVHGLPIDMVVRLIYTSSGLALFAHTSSAIHICGNGSATADVAPRLWQPPSRTLMTNDINGKPTEESVACIDLSKTDSYIISASSGKVSLFNIETFEIAYLSQVMAMFMPPPPTATFLAFHPQDNNIIAIGMEDSTIQIYKAIGIKDSMIQIFNVRVDKVIIKLKGYQNRITGLAFAQTLNALVSSGANGQLCMWSIDIWEKLKSRFIQAPAGCQSPLWSPKDTLPAPISSAIYSCDGLLVYAGFCDGAVGVFDADNLRL
- the LOC123208968 gene encoding pleiotropic drug resistance protein 1-like, which encodes MSCLYLMFCSICCCYMCEIFMAMVVITANFWQRTKNYPSNRSCFNCLGTSQVLELDIFGDTMVGDKVRRGISGGQKRRLSTGNMTPVKSALVTGCTASVDNQFEMSHNNHMRPLLFVTLSKLLR